A single genomic interval of Microbacterium sp. LWO14-1.2 harbors:
- a CDS encoding metalloregulator ArsR/SmtB family transcription factor, with product MIERELLELDAEATGAYAHLFQAFADPTRLAIVQHLSSGEHRVRDLVEHMGFAQSTVSKHLGFLVECRLAVARPDGPSTWYALAHPEALRVVMVAGEALLGATGKDLMLCEHLRSEREGAA from the coding sequence ATGATAGAACGCGAGTTGCTTGAGTTGGACGCGGAGGCGACAGGCGCGTACGCACACCTGTTCCAGGCGTTCGCTGACCCAACGCGACTGGCTATCGTTCAGCATCTCTCGTCCGGAGAACATCGAGTGCGAGACCTCGTTGAGCACATGGGATTCGCGCAGTCGACCGTGAGCAAGCACCTTGGATTCCTCGTTGAATGTCGTCTTGCTGTCGCTCGACCTGACGGTCCATCGACGTGGTACGCCCTCGCACATCCCGAGGCTCTGCGAGTCGTGATGGTTGCCGGAGAAGCGCTCCTGGGCGCCACCGGAAAAGACTTGATGCTGTGTGAGCACTTACGAAGCGAGAGAGAAGGGGCAGCGTAA
- a CDS encoding cation diffusion facilitator family transporter, with protein sequence MGAGHDHGPTMTEEGMPGDFRRRLWIAFAITAAIVAAQGVGSVITGSLALLTDTAHAITDASGLLVALIAATLMLRPPSSKRTWGFRRIEVLAALAQAALLLAVGTYAAIEGIRRLFEPPEVPAGELLVFGIIGLTANIVAIAVLASSRGANFNMRAAFLEVLNDALGSLGVIVAAIVIATTGFQQADALAGMLIAALIVPRAFMLMRETGSVLMEFTPKGLDLEDVRAHILKLGHVVDVHDVHASTVATGLPTLSAHIVVRDECFQNGHAMTVLADIRECVAEHFEVSVAHSTFQLETETVADHESTSVRHA encoded by the coding sequence ATGGGTGCGGGACATGACCACGGGCCAACCATGACCGAAGAAGGCATGCCCGGGGACTTTCGCCGCCGGCTCTGGATCGCTTTCGCCATCACTGCCGCCATCGTGGCGGCGCAGGGGGTTGGCTCCGTCATCACCGGCAGCCTCGCTCTGCTCACGGACACGGCGCACGCCATCACCGACGCGTCAGGACTTCTCGTCGCGCTCATCGCGGCAACGTTGATGCTGCGCCCGCCGAGCTCGAAGCGCACCTGGGGCTTTCGACGGATTGAAGTGTTAGCAGCACTCGCTCAAGCGGCGCTGCTGCTGGCGGTCGGAACCTACGCGGCAATCGAAGGTATCCGTCGCCTGTTCGAGCCGCCAGAGGTACCAGCGGGGGAGTTGCTCGTCTTCGGCATCATCGGCCTCACCGCCAATATCGTTGCAATCGCGGTGCTCGCATCGAGTCGTGGCGCGAACTTCAACATGAGGGCCGCTTTCCTCGAAGTTCTCAACGATGCTCTTGGTTCACTCGGTGTCATCGTCGCGGCCATCGTCATCGCGACGACAGGGTTTCAGCAGGCAGATGCTCTCGCAGGAATGCTCATCGCCGCTCTCATCGTCCCCCGCGCGTTCATGTTGATGCGTGAGACCGGCAGTGTTCTCATGGAGTTCACTCCCAAAGGCCTGGACCTCGAGGACGTGCGGGCGCACATTCTCAAGCTCGGGCATGTAGTCGATGTGCATGACGTTCACGCATCCACCGTGGCCACTGGGTTGCCCACGCTGAGCGCGCACATCGTAGTTCGCGACGAGTGCTTCCAGAACGGACACGCCATGACGGTGTTGGCTGACATTCGGGAATGTGTGGCTGAACACTTCGAAGTTTCGGTCGCGCACTCGACCTTCCAACTGGAGACCGAGACGGTCGCCGACCACGAGTCAACGTCTGTCCGGCATGCATAG